In Saccharothrix syringae, the following are encoded in one genomic region:
- a CDS encoding anthranilate synthase family protein: protein MTRAEPGFADLLARVLGPAAPDFALVHRPEAVGDRVELLLGDVASVPLLADLPLPEPGPAGSPRHDLFALVPYRQVVERGFECHDDGAPLLAMSVREQVSTTLSTALGLLPDEPITLRDPHFDVDDDEYASIVRSVLTEEIGRGVGANFVIKRSFTAEVPDFSRRKALSLFRRLLSGERGAYWTFAAHLAGRTFVGATPERHLSLFDGTAVMNPISGTHRHPPGGPSLAGLLDFLADPKETAELYMVLDEELKMMGRVAEGGGRAVGPFLKEMATLSHTEYLIEGHVPGDPRDVLRETLFAPTVTGSPVESACRVIRQHEPRGRGYYSGVAALVSRDVNGGRSLDSAILLRTAEVVDGRLAIAVGATLVRDSDARSEVAETHGKVGTMLRALGVRAGSPAHPAGAPDPAAPAAAPAPAPAAAPVSAAAPVSTTALTPVAASTPIDLAAHPEVQAALADRNSRLAPFWLDRSGRRVHVVPHLVGRRVLVVDAEDTFTAMLRHQLCALGLDAEVRRFDEPHPVGEHDLVVMGPGPGDPRDRAHPRIARVRESLAELLRARRPFLAVCLSHQVLGTLLGLGVVRRERPDQGVQREVDFFGRRVRVGFYNTFALRCDRDEVDGVEVCRDPVDGQVHGLRGPHFRSFQFHAESVLSADGLAVLRDAVTSLLPAPVASAHRDR from the coding sequence GTGACCCGCGCCGAACCCGGCTTCGCCGACCTGCTGGCCCGGGTGCTCGGCCCGGCGGCGCCCGACTTCGCGCTGGTGCACCGCCCGGAGGCGGTGGGCGACCGCGTCGAGCTGCTGCTCGGCGATGTGGCGAGCGTGCCGCTGCTGGCCGACCTGCCGCTGCCCGAGCCGGGCCCGGCCGGTTCCCCGCGCCACGACCTGTTCGCGCTCGTGCCCTACCGGCAGGTGGTGGAGCGGGGCTTCGAGTGCCACGACGACGGCGCGCCGCTGCTGGCGATGTCGGTGCGCGAGCAGGTGTCGACCACCCTGTCGACCGCCCTGGGGCTGCTGCCCGACGAGCCGATCACCCTGCGCGACCCGCACTTCGACGTCGACGACGACGAGTACGCCTCGATCGTGCGGTCGGTGCTGACCGAGGAGATCGGCCGGGGCGTGGGCGCCAACTTCGTCATCAAGCGCTCGTTCACCGCCGAGGTGCCCGACTTCTCCCGGCGCAAGGCGCTGTCGCTGTTCCGCAGGCTGCTCAGCGGCGAGCGCGGCGCGTACTGGACGTTCGCCGCGCACCTGGCCGGGCGGACGTTCGTCGGCGCGACGCCGGAGCGGCACCTCAGCCTGTTCGACGGCACCGCGGTGATGAACCCGATCAGCGGCACCCACCGGCACCCGCCGGGCGGCCCGTCGTTGGCCGGGCTGCTGGACTTCCTCGCCGACCCGAAGGAGACCGCCGAGCTGTACATGGTCCTCGACGAGGAGCTGAAGATGATGGGGCGCGTCGCCGAGGGCGGCGGCCGCGCGGTGGGGCCGTTCCTCAAGGAGATGGCGACCCTGAGCCACACCGAGTACCTGATCGAGGGGCACGTGCCCGGCGACCCGCGGGACGTGCTCAGGGAGACGCTGTTCGCGCCGACGGTCACCGGCAGCCCGGTGGAGAGCGCCTGCCGCGTCATCCGGCAGCACGAGCCCCGCGGCCGCGGCTACTACAGCGGGGTGGCGGCCCTGGTCAGCCGCGACGTGAACGGCGGCCGGTCGCTGGACTCGGCGATCCTGCTGCGCACGGCGGAGGTCGTCGACGGGCGGCTGGCCATCGCGGTCGGGGCGACCCTGGTGCGCGACTCCGACGCCCGGTCGGAGGTGGCCGAGACGCACGGCAAGGTCGGGACGATGCTGCGGGCGCTCGGCGTCCGGGCCGGGTCCCCGGCGCACCCGGCCGGCGCGCCCGACCCTGCCGCCCCTGCCGCCGCTCCCGCGCCCGCTCCGGCCGCCGCTCCCGTCTCGGCCGCCGCTCCCGTCTCGACCACCGCCCTCACCCCGGTCGCCGCGTCCACCCCGATCGACCTGGCCGCCCACCCCGAGGTCCAGGCCGCCCTGGCGGACCGCAACTCGCGGCTCGCGCCGTTCTGGCTGGACCGGTCGGGGCGGCGGGTCCACGTCGTGCCGCACCTGGTCGGCCGCCGGGTGCTCGTGGTCGACGCGGAGGACACGTTCACCGCGATGCTGCGGCACCAGCTGTGCGCGCTCGGCCTGGACGCGGAGGTGCGCCGGTTCGACGAGCCGCACCCGGTGGGGGAGCACGACCTGGTCGTCATGGGACCCGGCCCGGGTGACCCGCGCGACCGCGCCCACCCCCGGATCGCCCGGGTGCGCGAGTCCCTGGCGGAGCTGCTGCGGGCGCGGCGGCCGTTCCTGGCCGTCTGCCTGAGCCACCAGGTGCTCGGCACCCTGCTGGGCCTCGGGGTCGTCCGCCGGGAGCGGCCGGACCAGGGCGTGCAGCGGGAGGTCGACTTCTTCGGGCGGCGCGTGCGCGTGGGCTTCTACAACACCTTCGCGCTGCGCTGCGACCGCGACGAGGTCGACGGCGTGGAGGTGTGCCGCGACCCCGTCGACGGGCAGGTGCACGGCCTGCGCGGACCGCACTTCCGCTCGTTCCAGTTCCACGCGGAGTCCGTGCTGAGCGCGGACGGGCTGGCCGTGCTGCGCGACGCGGTGACCTCGTTGCTGCCGGCGCCCGTGGCCTCGGCCCACCGGGACCGGTGA
- a CDS encoding 3-hydroxybenzoate 6-monooxygenase yields MARFVVVGGGIGGLAAALSVARAGHEVEVLERAREFAELGAGIQLAPNAFHALDVLGVGAEVRAAAVHVEELRLVDGRSGGVLARMPVGEGYRGRFGNPYAVVHRPDLHTPLLRACRSEPAIRLRAGCAVVRYEDSGRGVTCELASGERVTGDALVGADGIRSTVRGQLLGDGEPRVTGHTIFRSVVPMDSVPPGLRWNAVCLWALPGAHLVHYPIAGGRKLNLAITRDDGARTAVSGLPADRADVLAAFTDLPATARELLELGRDWHRWVLCDRDPVPRWHEGRVVLIGDAAHPMLQYAAQGACMALEDAVVLGALVRCGPDAVPDRFGRFTALRRDRTARAQEVARWLGEAVYHAAGDRARSRDALLAGLSAEDLYEAVSWLHAAKVDAPAAAR; encoded by the coding sequence GTGGCCAGGTTCGTCGTCGTCGGTGGCGGCATCGGCGGTCTCGCCGCGGCGTTGAGCGTCGCGCGGGCGGGCCACGAGGTGGAGGTCCTCGAACGCGCTCGTGAGTTCGCGGAGCTGGGCGCGGGCATCCAGCTGGCGCCCAACGCCTTCCACGCGCTGGACGTGCTCGGGGTCGGCGCGGAGGTCCGGGCCGCCGCCGTGCACGTCGAGGAACTGCGGCTGGTGGACGGGCGCTCCGGTGGCGTGCTGGCCCGGATGCCGGTGGGCGAGGGGTACCGCGGGCGGTTCGGCAACCCCTACGCCGTCGTCCACCGGCCGGACCTGCACACCCCGCTGCTGCGCGCCTGCCGGTCCGAGCCCGCGATCCGGCTCCGCGCCGGCTGCGCGGTGGTGCGGTACGAGGACTCCGGCCGGGGGGTGACCTGCGAGCTGGCCTCCGGCGAGCGGGTGACGGGCGACGCGCTGGTCGGTGCCGACGGCATCCGCTCCACCGTCCGCGGGCAGCTGCTCGGCGACGGCGAGCCGCGGGTGACCGGCCACACCATCTTCCGCAGCGTCGTGCCGATGGACTCCGTGCCGCCCGGCCTGCGGTGGAACGCGGTGTGCCTGTGGGCCTTGCCGGGCGCGCACCTGGTGCACTACCCGATCGCGGGCGGCCGGAAGCTCAACCTCGCGATCACCCGCGACGACGGCGCGCGCACGGCCGTGTCCGGCCTGCCCGCGGACCGCGCGGACGTGCTCGCGGCGTTCACCGACCTGCCCGCCACCGCGCGGGAGCTGCTGGAGCTGGGCCGCGACTGGCACCGGTGGGTGCTGTGCGACCGCGACCCGGTGCCGCGCTGGCACGAGGGCCGCGTGGTGCTGATCGGCGACGCCGCCCACCCGATGCTCCAGTACGCCGCCCAGGGCGCCTGCATGGCGCTGGAGGACGCGGTGGTGCTCGGCGCGCTGGTGCGCTGCGGCCCCGACGCGGTGCCCGACCGCTTCGGCCGCTTCACCGCGCTGCGGCGGGACCGCACCGCACGCGCCCAGGAGGTCGCCCGCTGGCTCGGCGAGGCGGTCTACCACGCGGCGGGCGACCGGGCGCGGTCGCGGGACGCCCTGCTCGCCGGGCTGTCCGCGGAGGACCTGTACGAGGCGGTGTCGTGGCTCCACGCCGCGAAGGTCGACGCACCCGCCGCCGCCCGCTGA
- a CDS encoding ThiF family adenylyltransferase, whose translation MPYPALAAQVDDLDDEYVRRTAHQLILADVGAIGQRRLRGARVLVIGADEVGAAALVQLADAGVGTLGVVDGARLHPWDRHAGLPADHGTRAASWAKSLIPTHPWLTVHAWESRFDPALAARVADYDLVLCAVEDPALCYLVDDACAREGKPWVWGGMDRAEGRVSVFWDAHGPTYRDLFPTPPAPYFRGMAGTLTALGPWIAAVMAAEAVKLLAGSGEPLLGRVLEYDAMRGDCGTRSLVRGASTARPAELTAHEPFFGLLSPQAAEAAREATISAVELKELMDGGVPLHVVDVREADEHAFVDLPGSVLVPKAEFLEGDAAARLPRDRKVVLFCRMGIRSAEALAVVRAQGHPDAVHLGGGILAWAQQVDPDLPTY comes from the coding sequence ATGCCGTACCCAGCCCTGGCCGCGCAGGTGGACGACCTCGACGACGAGTACGTCCGCCGCACGGCCCACCAGCTGATCCTGGCCGACGTCGGCGCGATCGGCCAGCGCCGGTTGCGGGGCGCGCGCGTGCTGGTGATCGGCGCCGACGAGGTCGGTGCCGCCGCCCTCGTCCAGCTCGCCGACGCCGGTGTCGGCACGCTCGGCGTCGTGGACGGCGCCCGGCTGCACCCGTGGGACCGGCACGCCGGCCTGCCCGCGGACCACGGCACCCGGGCCGCCTCGTGGGCGAAGTCGCTGATCCCGACCCACCCCTGGCTGACCGTGCACGCCTGGGAGAGCCGCTTCGACCCGGCGCTCGCCGCCCGGGTCGCGGACTACGACCTGGTGCTCTGCGCGGTCGAGGACCCCGCGCTGTGCTACCTGGTCGACGACGCCTGCGCGCGGGAGGGCAAGCCGTGGGTGTGGGGCGGCATGGACCGCGCCGAGGGCCGGGTGAGCGTGTTCTGGGACGCGCACGGCCCGACCTACCGCGACCTGTTCCCCACCCCGCCCGCGCCGTACTTCCGCGGCATGGCGGGCACGCTGACCGCGCTGGGCCCGTGGATCGCCGCCGTCATGGCGGCCGAGGCGGTGAAGCTGCTCGCCGGTTCGGGGGAGCCCCTGCTGGGGCGCGTGCTGGAGTACGACGCGATGCGCGGCGACTGCGGGACCCGGTCGCTGGTGCGCGGCGCGTCGACCGCGCGGCCGGCCGAGCTGACCGCGCACGAGCCGTTCTTCGGCCTGCTCTCCCCGCAGGCGGCCGAGGCGGCCCGGGAGGCCACCATCTCCGCGGTCGAGCTGAAGGAGCTGATGGACGGCGGCGTGCCGCTGCACGTGGTGGACGTGCGGGAGGCCGACGAGCACGCCTTCGTGGACCTGCCCGGCTCGGTCCTGGTGCCCAAGGCGGAGTTCCTGGAGGGCGACGCGGCGGCGCGCCTGCCCCGGGACCGCAAGGTGGTGCTGTTCTGCCGGATGGGCATCCGCTCCGCCGAGGCGCTGGCCGTGGTGCGCGCGCAGGGCCACCCCGACGCGGTGCACCTGGGCGGCGGCATCCTGGCGTGGGCGCAGCAGGTCGACCCCGACCTGCCGACGTACTGA
- a CDS encoding heme-degrading domain-containing protein: MTPRETAPEDTTAEELLLARLAEQEERLVFGRFDNDTAYALGDRMVCEARRRGLAITVSVRRGGQLLFHAALPGTSLDNEEWAERKSRVVDRYGHSSYLVGTRFRVRGSTFDARSRLDPARYAASGGSFPVVVRDVGPVGSVTVSGLREEEDHAFVVEQLAAFLGVDPGWPRQA, translated from the coding sequence ATGACCCCGAGGGAGACGGCCCCGGAGGACACCACCGCCGAGGAGCTGCTGCTCGCCCGGCTGGCCGAGCAGGAGGAGCGGCTGGTGTTCGGCCGCTTCGACAACGACACCGCCTACGCGCTCGGCGACCGGATGGTGTGCGAGGCCCGCCGCCGCGGCCTGGCGATCACGGTCTCGGTGCGCCGCGGCGGCCAACTGCTGTTCCACGCCGCGCTGCCCGGGACGTCGTTGGACAACGAGGAGTGGGCGGAGCGCAAGAGCCGGGTGGTGGACCGCTACGGCCACAGCTCGTACCTGGTGGGCACGCGGTTCCGGGTCCGCGGCTCGACGTTCGACGCGCGCTCGCGGCTGGACCCCGCGCGGTACGCGGCCAGCGGCGGTTCGTTCCCGGTCGTCGTGCGCGACGTCGGCCCGGTCGGCAGCGTGACCGTGTCCGGCCTGCGCGAGGAGGAGGACCACGCGTTCGTGGTCGAGCAGCTGGCGGCCTTCCTCGGCGTCGACCCGGGGTGGCCCCGGCAGGCGTGA